The Cohnella abietis genome has a segment encoding these proteins:
- the corA gene encoding magnesium/cobalt transporter CorA codes for MKIRLVNDGVFTPIESINDTLIAPANGFYWIDADVDDLIVLQPLFGLHDLAVEDCLSEEEQRPKLEIYESQYFLVINSIRFDDEEIFLRALNIFLGHHYLITVTRQKINELRSVKPILWEQEVNHADRFLYHLIDIVVDNYFTVGDRIEARIESLEEDILMHTKKSHLTEIIGLRSEILWLKKALGPQRELIATLNKKDLRLIDNELQKYFGDIHENAVKVYETFETYRDLMGNLREAYQSSVANRANEIMRVFTALTTIFMPLTFITGIYGMNFDYIPGMHESFGSIVLLVCMAVIGFGMFYFFRKKDWL; via the coding sequence ATGAAAATTAGATTAGTTAATGATGGCGTATTTACGCCAATAGAAAGCATCAATGATACTTTAATCGCGCCCGCTAATGGCTTCTATTGGATCGATGCAGACGTGGATGATCTTATTGTTCTTCAGCCTTTATTTGGTCTCCATGATCTTGCTGTAGAGGATTGCTTGTCGGAAGAAGAGCAACGGCCAAAGCTAGAAATTTATGAAAGCCAATACTTTCTTGTTATTAATAGCATTCGCTTCGATGACGAAGAGATTTTTCTGCGTGCCCTTAATATTTTTCTCGGTCACCATTATCTGATTACGGTTACCAGACAGAAAATTAACGAATTACGCAGTGTTAAGCCCATACTGTGGGAGCAAGAGGTTAATCACGCAGACCGGTTCCTCTATCACCTTATCGATATCGTTGTTGATAACTATTTCACAGTCGGCGATCGAATCGAAGCCCGTATTGAAAGCCTTGAAGAGGATATTCTTATGCATACAAAGAAATCCCACCTAACTGAAATCATTGGACTCCGAAGCGAAATTCTATGGCTCAAGAAGGCTCTTGGACCACAGCGGGAGCTCATCGCAACATTGAACAAAAAGGATTTACGGCTTATCGACAATGAGCTCCAGAAGTATTTCGGAGACATTCACGAAAATGCGGTTAAGGTTTATGAAACATTCGAAACGTACCGCGATCTGATGGGCAACTTACGAGAGGCTTATCAGTCAAGCGTAGCTAACAGAGCCAATGAAATTATGCGCGTATTTACCGCCCTCACAACAATCTTCATGCCGCTGACATTCATCACCGGGATCTATGGAATGAACTTTGATTACATTCCAGGTATGCATGAAAGCTTCGGCTCCATAGTATTGCTTGTATGTATGGCTGTTATCGGATTCGGGATGTTCTACTTCTTCCGGAAGAAGGATTGGCTATGA
- the metA gene encoding homoserine O-acetyltransferase MetA codes for MPIKVPDHLPAKEVLAGENIFVMDESVAYHQDIRPLRIAILNLMPTKETTETQLLRLIGNTPLQLEAVLLRPQSHLSKNTSAEHLESFYKTFDEIKDQQYDGLIITGAPIEHLEFEEVNYWEELEEIMDWTVDNVTSTMHICWGAQAGLYHHYGVPKYPLSEKMFGVYPHGISKPNVQLLRGFDEMFFVPQSRHTEVLRSDIEKVAGLDILSESEEAGVYIAATADGKQIFVTGHSEYDPQSLKWEYDRDVAKGLHIDIPKNYYPNNDPTRSPVSTWRAHANLLFSNWLNYYVYQATPYELGKANKKTLR; via the coding sequence ATGCCGATTAAAGTGCCTGATCATTTGCCGGCGAAGGAAGTACTGGCCGGGGAGAACATTTTCGTTATGGATGAAAGTGTAGCTTACCATCAAGATATTCGGCCATTAAGGATTGCGATCTTAAATTTAATGCCGACGAAGGAAACAACAGAAACCCAGCTTCTTCGGTTAATTGGGAACACTCCACTGCAGCTGGAAGCGGTGCTGCTACGTCCCCAATCGCATCTATCGAAAAACACTTCTGCCGAGCATCTGGAGAGCTTTTATAAAACGTTCGATGAGATTAAGGACCAACAGTATGATGGTTTAATTATAACTGGAGCTCCAATTGAGCATCTGGAGTTCGAAGAAGTGAACTATTGGGAAGAATTAGAGGAAATCATGGACTGGACAGTCGACAATGTAACTTCAACAATGCACATCTGTTGGGGGGCTCAGGCGGGACTGTACCATCACTATGGAGTGCCAAAATATCCGCTTTCAGAAAAAATGTTCGGTGTATATCCGCATGGAATTTCCAAACCGAACGTTCAGCTATTGCGAGGATTCGATGAAATGTTCTTCGTACCGCAATCCCGTCATACGGAAGTGCTGCGCTCTGATATAGAGAAGGTTGCTGGCTTGGATATATTGTCCGAATCAGAAGAAGCAGGCGTATATATCGCAGCAACAGCGGACGGTAAACAAATATTCGTCACAGGTCACTCTGAATATGATCCGCAGTCACTGAAATGGGAATACGATCGTGACGTAGCCAAAGGCTTGCATATCGACATCCCTAAAAATTATTATCCTAATAATGACCCAACTCGCTCCCCGGTATCGACATGGAGGGCGCACGCCAACCTACTGTTCTCTAACTGGTTGAACTATTATGTTTATCAAGCCACACCTTATGAATTGGGCAAGGCAAACAAAAAAACGTTGCGATAG
- a CDS encoding PLP-dependent transferase produces the protein MNIESRLAQIGSQSDPQTGAVSFPIYQSTAFRHPRLGQSTGFDYSRSKSPTRAVLEAAAADLESGDAGFACSSGMAALQTVFALFSQGDHLLVSLDLYGGTYRLLERIMSRFGVTASYVDTNDLDALESHRTPNTKAILIETPTNPLMMVTDIAKVAAWAKQKQLLTIVDNTLLTPFFQRPIELGADIIVHSATKYLGGHNDVLAGLIVTKGEKLSEEIAFLHNSIGAVLGPQDSWLLMRGMKTLALRMERHQYNATRLAAWLKMHPSVEEVYYPALPHHPGHEIQNSQSSGNTGIFSFRMKDSRTIEPILRHIQLIAFAESLGGAESLLTYPAVQTHADIPVEIRRAVGVDDRLLRFSVGIEHVDDIMFDLKQAIEAAEREING, from the coding sequence ATGAACATCGAGAGTCGTTTGGCCCAAATTGGATCACAGAGTGATCCGCAAACAGGAGCGGTTAGCTTTCCGATCTATCAATCAACTGCTTTCCGCCACCCCCGTCTTGGACAAAGCACGGGATTTGATTATTCTCGTTCTAAGAGTCCTACTCGGGCTGTGCTTGAAGCGGCTGCGGCGGATCTAGAGAGCGGAGATGCAGGCTTTGCCTGTAGCTCCGGTATGGCCGCCCTGCAAACAGTCTTCGCTTTATTTAGTCAAGGGGATCACCTGTTGGTTTCGCTTGATCTATATGGTGGCACATACCGTCTGCTTGAGAGAATTATGTCCCGTTTTGGGGTAACTGCATCCTACGTGGATACGAATGACTTAGATGCTCTGGAATCACATCGGACGCCGAATACGAAGGCGATATTGATTGAGACACCTACGAATCCGCTTATGATGGTTACAGATATTGCGAAAGTAGCAGCTTGGGCGAAACAAAAGCAGCTTCTTACGATCGTAGACAATACATTGCTGACTCCGTTCTTTCAGCGTCCAATTGAGCTCGGAGCGGATATTATTGTTCACAGCGCCACTAAATACTTAGGCGGTCACAATGATGTTCTAGCAGGCTTAATTGTAACTAAAGGCGAGAAGCTGTCGGAGGAAATTGCTTTCCTTCACAATTCGATTGGCGCTGTACTTGGACCACAGGATTCCTGGCTGCTTATGCGGGGAATGAAAACATTGGCGCTTCGTATGGAGCGGCATCAATATAACGCAACTAGATTGGCAGCCTGGCTGAAAATGCACCCTTCCGTCGAGGAGGTCTACTATCCAGCGCTTCCGCATCATCCGGGGCATGAAATACAGAACTCGCAATCTTCTGGAAACACGGGTATTTTCTCGTTCAGAATGAAGGATTCCCGGACGATCGAGCCCATTCTTCGTCATATTCAACTGATCGCTTTCGCAGAAAGCCTTGGTGGAGCGGAGTCGTTACTAACGTACCCTGCGGTTCAGACACATGCGGATATTCCAGTAGAAATCCGTCGTGCAGTCGGTGTGGATGATCGTTTGCTGCGTTTTTCCGTCGGAATTGAGCATGTTGATGATATTATGTTTGACCTTAAGCAGGCTATTGAAGCAGCGGAGCGGGAAATTAACGGATAA
- a CDS encoding MalY/PatB family protein → MKHDFDKIIDRTNTASYKWDQSEKLFGRSDILPLWVADMDFEAPKEVVDAITRRAEQGIYGYTVRTQAFYDAIIGWLSRRHGWNIEQEWISSSPGVVPALSLMVQAFTEPGDGIILQSPVYYPFYDVIKMNGRTVVDNPLILENGHYSIDFDLLEQQAKNGAKMLLLCSPHNPGGRVWKREELERIGEICAQYNLLVVADEIHHDLVFSGHKHVPYASLSETFAQHSLTCVATSKTFNLAGLQAASVIIPNEGLRRKYNALLKTLSIHMESYFGLTAIEASYTHGDEWLDQLLVYLEGNLNFLLEFVEKNLPQVKVIKPEGTYLVWMDCTAISNKPLELKELMFNKAGVAFSEGSVFGGQGAGYLRVNIACPRSILTKALEKFALAVNSI, encoded by the coding sequence ATGAAGCATGATTTTGATAAAATAATCGATAGAACAAACACAGCCTCTTATAAATGGGATCAATCTGAGAAATTGTTCGGTCGATCCGACATCCTGCCTCTGTGGGTAGCAGATATGGATTTCGAAGCACCTAAGGAAGTTGTCGATGCGATAACTCGCCGAGCGGAGCAAGGGATATACGGCTATACAGTAAGAACGCAAGCCTTCTACGATGCCATTATTGGGTGGCTCTCAAGAAGACATGGCTGGAATATTGAGCAAGAGTGGATCTCCTCAAGCCCTGGAGTCGTTCCGGCACTGAGCCTAATGGTGCAGGCCTTCACAGAGCCTGGAGACGGTATTATCTTGCAATCACCGGTATATTACCCTTTCTATGACGTCATTAAGATGAATGGACGTACGGTTGTGGACAACCCTCTCATCTTAGAGAACGGACATTATTCTATTGATTTTGATCTACTAGAGCAGCAGGCAAAGAATGGTGCCAAGATGCTGCTTCTGTGCTCACCGCATAACCCAGGTGGACGCGTGTGGAAACGGGAAGAGCTGGAACGGATAGGTGAAATTTGTGCGCAATATAACCTATTAGTCGTTGCTGATGAAATTCATCACGATCTTGTGTTTTCTGGTCATAAGCACGTTCCGTATGCTTCCTTGTCAGAAACGTTTGCACAGCATTCGCTTACTTGCGTTGCAACAAGCAAAACGTTTAATTTAGCAGGTCTGCAAGCAGCGTCGGTTATTATTCCGAATGAGGGATTAAGACGTAAATACAATGCGTTGCTCAAAACTTTGTCTATACACATGGAGAGCTATTTTGGCTTGACGGCAATTGAGGCTAGTTATACTCATGGAGACGAATGGCTGGATCAACTGCTTGTGTATCTGGAAGGTAACCTTAACTTTCTATTGGAGTTTGTCGAGAAGAATTTGCCTCAGGTGAAGGTCATTAAACCGGAAGGTACTTATCTGGTGTGGATGGATTGCACTGCAATTTCGAATAAGCCGCTTGAGCTCAAAGAGCTAATGTTCAACAAGGCGGGGGTAGCCTTTAGTGAGGGATCCGTTTTCGGTGGACAAGGGGCTGGATATTTACGGGTAAATATTGCTTGTCCTCGCTCCATACTAACGAAAGCTTTGGAGAAATTTGCATTGGCCGTCAATTCTATATAG
- the mqnC gene encoding cyclic dehypoxanthinyl futalosine synthase: MKQVDRILEGSLQGKRLELEDIVALFESDEIEKLGHTANQIMLRKHPDPITTFVVGRNVNYTNVCDVYCRFCAFYRPPGSSEGYVLPDEVIFQKIQETIDVGGTEILMQGGTNPDLPFSYYLDLLRAIKVKFPSITMHSFSPAEIRKMQVVAGNIPLEDVVRQLYEAGLDSLPGGGAEILDDRTRKKISRLKGTWRDWMDVMTTAHKAGMNTTATMVIGFGETMEERALHLLRVREAQDECLNNNYPSPGFLAFIPWTFQPENTNMKRIKATPEEYLKTLAISRIALDNIDNFQSSWVTMGPDIGKLSLSYGCNDFGSTMIEENVVSAAGTTHKVNIELILKLIRECGKIPAQRNTKYQTIKVYHENDMVEKDYVMQN; this comes from the coding sequence ATGAAACAGGTGGACCGAATTTTAGAAGGATCGTTGCAAGGAAAACGATTGGAATTAGAAGATATCGTTGCTTTGTTTGAGAGCGATGAGATAGAGAAGCTAGGCCACACAGCAAACCAAATAATGCTGAGAAAACATCCCGATCCCATTACAACATTCGTGGTAGGACGTAATGTTAACTATACGAATGTATGCGATGTTTATTGCAGATTTTGTGCCTTTTATCGTCCGCCGGGCTCCTCAGAAGGTTATGTTCTTCCCGATGAAGTCATCTTTCAGAAAATTCAAGAGACGATTGATGTAGGTGGAACTGAAATTCTGATGCAGGGCGGTACAAATCCTGATTTACCATTTAGCTATTATTTGGATTTGCTTAGAGCGATTAAGGTGAAGTTCCCTAGCATTACTATGCATTCTTTCTCTCCAGCAGAAATCCGTAAAATGCAGGTAGTGGCTGGCAATATTCCGCTTGAGGATGTTGTTCGTCAGCTATATGAAGCTGGATTAGATTCGCTGCCTGGTGGCGGAGCTGAAATATTAGATGATAGAACTCGCAAGAAGATTAGTCGTCTAAAGGGTACTTGGCGTGATTGGATGGACGTTATGACCACAGCGCACAAGGCGGGAATGAATACAACAGCGACTATGGTTATTGGTTTTGGCGAGACGATGGAGGAAAGAGCATTACACCTGCTACGCGTTCGAGAAGCACAGGATGAATGCTTAAATAATAACTATCCTTCACCAGGTTTTCTGGCATTTATTCCATGGACGTTCCAACCAGAAAATACGAATATGAAACGTATTAAAGCGACGCCTGAAGAATACTTAAAGACCCTTGCGATTAGTAGAATTGCATTGGATAATATAGATAACTTCCAGTCCTCATGGGTTACAATGGGGCCTGATATCGGGAAATTATCCCTTTCTTATGGCTGTAATGACTTCGGTAGTACGATGATCGAGGAAAATGTCGTTTCTGCGGCGGGTACAACTCATAAGGTTAACATTGAGCTTATTCTTAAATTAATTCGTGAATGTGGTAAAATTCCTGCTCAGCGCAATACGAAGTATCAGACGATCAAGGTATACCATGAGAATGATATGGTTGAGAAGGATTACGTCATGCAAAACTAA
- a CDS encoding GGDEF domain-containing protein — protein sequence MFLFVTEVSTKDFISLYIVKPTIIMASIVLLAEIGVRFLPKLQDYVLISSGTLLASTAIAIHSSLEYLLFFLFFPIMISIFYFQYKKLLYAILNTAIAIAFLFTNIESMHQGMSTVGLLSMICILTAYSCIAFGTIARGREVLMHLRTSYESNQELLVRNIVMDKLAKTDALTDTYNHMAYHEFKDNLVEQADNGRISLHLAILDIDNFKLINDTYGHKAGDVVLRKVASIARSKTGSNDIVARYGGEEFVLLFAEKSFQEVYDIVEEIRTSIAATKHEALKSLTVTVSIGLNPYFPGMGKEAFFQGADAALYEAKHSGKNRTVIAASAQVE from the coding sequence ATGTTTTTATTTGTAACTGAGGTTTCGACGAAGGATTTCATCAGTTTATATATTGTAAAACCGACCATCATTATGGCCTCAATCGTGCTACTCGCTGAAATTGGAGTTCGATTTTTGCCTAAGCTTCAAGATTATGTGCTCATCTCTTCAGGGACTCTGCTCGCATCAACAGCCATTGCTATTCATTCCTCATTGGAGTATCTCCTGTTTTTTCTCTTTTTCCCCATAATGATTAGCATTTTTTATTTCCAGTACAAGAAATTGCTTTACGCCATTCTAAATACAGCTATTGCGATAGCCTTCCTATTCACCAATATTGAAAGTATGCATCAAGGAATGTCCACCGTTGGATTACTTTCTATGATATGTATTCTGACTGCCTACAGCTGTATTGCGTTTGGCACTATAGCACGCGGCAGAGAAGTATTGATGCACTTGCGTACGTCCTATGAGTCCAATCAGGAGCTGCTCGTTCGTAACATTGTAATGGACAAGCTTGCCAAAACAGATGCTCTTACGGATACTTACAATCATATGGCTTACCATGAATTCAAGGATAATTTAGTCGAGCAAGCTGACAACGGACGAATCTCGCTTCACTTAGCCATACTTGATATTGATAATTTCAAATTAATAAACGATACTTACGGGCACAAAGCCGGGGACGTCGTGCTTCGGAAAGTCGCCTCAATTGCTCGTTCAAAGACAGGAAGCAATGATATCGTCGCCCGCTATGGAGGGGAAGAATTCGTATTGCTCTTCGCGGAGAAGAGCTTTCAAGAAGTATATGATATTGTTGAGGAGATCAGGACTTCTATTGCAGCAACCAAGCATGAAGCCTTAAAGAGTTTAACCGTTACTGTAAGCATTGGACTCAACCCCTATTTTCCAGGTATGGGTAAAGAAGCCTTCTTCCAAGGGGCAGATGCGGCTTTATACGAAGCGAAGCATTCCGGCAAAAATCGCACAGTTATCGCTGCTTCAGCACAAGTAGAATAG
- the ytxC gene encoding putative sporulation protein YtxC, which yields MKQVRFVVEYVQDHPSLERLAGMLNRTFVGTDNPVDSVQWELSREDGFIRCQFPLGPGPQDKKNYCLRVGRVLAEYTLSDLEPTLLRSLFHMRFGLKDAVEMDALIAEAVCLLDGEPELEETWVGRGRERRLHKLASRFSLYLEDHERLHLDGFLRFRLSDYRAEVQEAAETAIEERLMEKQYQEFMILLKSMVEWQETRTSAVHVLHSGGHAFRLLDEEMRPLEQDIMDISDSSVKVDADVLDIQEEQEEESRVVSRLLAASPRHLYIHTPEPDSQVIRTIIGIFGDRAALYPDLPAH from the coding sequence TTGAAGCAGGTACGATTTGTAGTGGAGTATGTACAGGATCATCCTTCGTTAGAACGATTGGCAGGAATGCTGAACCGTACGTTTGTAGGTACCGATAATCCTGTTGACAGCGTCCAATGGGAGTTGTCTAGGGAAGACGGGTTCATCCGTTGTCAATTTCCGCTTGGGCCAGGACCGCAAGATAAAAAAAATTATTGCCTTCGAGTTGGCCGAGTGCTGGCAGAATATACATTGTCGGATCTAGAGCCCACATTGCTTCGCAGTCTTTTTCACATGAGATTTGGTCTTAAGGATGCCGTAGAAATGGATGCTTTAATTGCTGAAGCTGTTTGTTTATTGGATGGGGAGCCAGAGCTTGAAGAAACTTGGGTAGGACGTGGTAGGGAACGTCGATTGCACAAGCTGGCCTCCCGTTTCTCTCTTTACTTAGAAGATCATGAACGCTTACATCTAGATGGCTTTCTTCGGTTTCGGTTAAGTGATTATCGTGCTGAGGTTCAGGAGGCTGCAGAAACCGCGATTGAAGAAAGATTGATGGAAAAGCAATATCAGGAGTTTATGATTTTGCTGAAATCAATGGTGGAGTGGCAAGAGACGAGAACGTCAGCCGTGCATGTGTTACATTCAGGCGGTCATGCATTCCGTTTGCTGGATGAGGAAATGCGTCCGCTTGAGCAAGACATAATGGATATAAGTGATAGCTCGGTTAAGGTAGATGCAGATGTTTTAGATATACAGGAGGAGCAAGAGGAGGAAAGCAGAGTAGTAAGTCGATTGCTGGCCGCTTCTCCGCGCCATCTGTATATTCATACACCTGAGCCGGATTCACAAGTGATCCGCACCATTATTGGGATTTTTGGAGATAGGGCTGCTTTGTATCCGGATTTGCCGGCACATTAA